One Actinomadura viridis genomic region harbors:
- a CDS encoding serine/threonine-protein kinase has product MGTVWQAHDEVLGRDVAVKEVILPHGLTDEERSVHHKRTFREARTAARLGHPGVVTVYDVVEEDDRPWIIMELIQARSLDQVIKEEGPLEPRRAAEIGRQMLAALHAAHEAGVLHRDVKPSNVLVTRGDRAVLTDFGIATAAGDATLTQTGLVMGSPAYIAPERARGRTAGPASDLWSLGVTLYAMTHGKSPFERSEPMAALVAVISEDPDPPDRAGRLAPVIRGLLRKDPDRRMDAIEAGALLDGIVRQESFDTQRTLAVEVPMEELLDDPAAGEAPPPSGTRPVAEADEARSASPSPDVPPASRDGRGEALDDGRGAPSPAGEEPGGAMSWRPGPPTEPAGSPTTAGPGRPGPAARGDNRNALVIGAIILVALLVTVGIVLAKNGGDENAGTRGSRGPSGTPKTGTSSPPPSPAGSSPRASVSPSSGVPAGFRVHKDRTGFSIAIPKDWKGPQKRSSSPSSVFFEPPGGEGYIQVDQTSDPNASALEDWENYEPTARGRFSGYEKIKIAPVREGEPVSDPSGKKAADWEWTYDGRSGRLHALNRGFVMNGTGYAIVLVAPHDGWDRTFAEMAPVYEFFEAAD; this is encoded by the coding sequence ATGGGTACGGTCTGGCAGGCTCACGATGAGGTCCTCGGTCGTGACGTAGCGGTGAAAGAGGTCATCCTCCCGCATGGTCTCACCGATGAGGAACGCTCCGTCCACCACAAACGCACCTTCCGCGAGGCGAGGACCGCCGCGCGGCTCGGTCATCCGGGCGTCGTCACCGTGTACGACGTGGTCGAGGAGGACGACCGCCCCTGGATCATCATGGAGCTGATCCAGGCCCGCTCGCTGGACCAGGTGATCAAGGAGGAGGGCCCGCTGGAGCCGAGGCGGGCCGCCGAGATCGGCCGCCAGATGCTCGCCGCCCTGCACGCCGCCCACGAGGCGGGCGTGCTGCACCGCGACGTCAAGCCGAGCAACGTCCTGGTGACCCGTGGCGACCGGGCGGTCCTCACCGACTTCGGCATCGCCACGGCCGCGGGCGACGCGACCCTCACCCAGACCGGCCTGGTAATGGGCTCTCCCGCGTACATCGCGCCCGAACGGGCCCGTGGCCGTACCGCGGGACCGGCCTCCGACCTGTGGTCGCTGGGCGTGACCCTCTACGCGATGACGCATGGCAAGTCGCCATTCGAACGATCCGAGCCGATGGCCGCGCTGGTCGCGGTCATCTCCGAGGACCCCGATCCGCCCGACCGGGCCGGAAGGCTCGCTCCGGTGATCCGGGGCCTGCTGCGCAAGGACCCCGACCGCCGGATGGACGCCATCGAGGCGGGTGCCCTGCTCGACGGCATCGTCAGGCAGGAATCCTTCGACACCCAGCGTACTCTCGCCGTCGAGGTCCCGATGGAGGAGCTGCTGGACGACCCCGCCGCCGGGGAGGCACCGCCGCCCTCGGGCACGCGGCCGGTCGCGGAGGCGGACGAGGCCCGTTCCGCGTCGCCCTCCCCGGACGTCCCGCCGGCCTCCCGGGACGGCCGCGGCGAGGCCCTGGACGACGGCCGCGGCGCCCCGTCCCCGGCGGGCGAGGAGCCGGGCGGCGCGATGTCCTGGCGCCCCGGCCCGCCCACCGAGCCCGCGGGCAGCCCCACCACCGCCGGTCCCGGCCGCCCCGGCCCCGCCGCGCGCGGCGACAACCGCAACGCCCTGGTCATCGGCGCGATCATCCTGGTCGCGCTGCTGGTCACCGTCGGGATCGTGCTGGCCAAGAACGGCGGTGACGAGAACGCCGGGACGCGCGGGAGCCGCGGCCCCAGCGGCACGCCGAAGACCGGAACCTCCTCGCCGCCTCCCTCTCCGGCCGGTTCGTCCCCCCGGGCGAGCGTGAGCCCGAGTTCCGGGGTCCCGGCCGGCTTCCGCGTCCACAAGGACAGGACCGGCTTCTCCATCGCGATCCCCAAGGACTGGAAGGGGCCGCAGAAGCGGTCGTCCTCCCCGTCCAGCGTGTTCTTCGAGCCGCCCGGCGGCGAGGGCTACATCCAGGTCGACCAGACCTCCGACCCCAACGCCAGCGCCCTGGAGGACTGGGAGAACTACGAGCCGACGGCCCGCGGCCGGTTCAGCGGCTACGAGAAGATCAAGATCGCGCCGGTGCGGGAGGGCGAGCCGGTCAGCGACCCCTCGGGCAAGAAGGCGGCCGACTGGGAGTGGACGTACGACGGCCGTTCGGGCCGGCTGCACGCGCTCAACCGCGGGTTCGTCATGAACGGCACCGGCTACGCGATCGTGCTGGTCGCGCCGCACGACGGCTGGGACCGGACGTTCGCCGAGATGGCCCCCGTCTACGAGTTCTTCGAGGCCGCGGACTGA
- a CDS encoding serine/threonine-protein kinase, whose translation MSDGERSADAPLEDGRLVGGRYRLLTAVGRGGMGTVWRAHDEMLDREVAVKEVLLRRELSDQERADRHRRTLREARASARLNHPGVVTVHDVVDEDDRPWIVMELVRARSLQEILDSEGPLPPSRTAGIGRQVVGALRAAHAIGILHRDVKPANVLITPEDRAVLTDFGIAQVAGDVTLTQTGLLVGSPAYMSPERVRGERAIPASDLWALGATLYAACEGRPPHHRGDAMAVLAAVMTQEPPAPRNAGPLGPVLHGLLQRDPVQRLRAEQAEEMLGRVAAGAALAVAAGGGTSGLAASAPPAERTPGVPAPRVSEASMADAPVPGVPSPGVPVSDVPVSDVPVSDVPVSDVPVPDTTDRVPLPAGTSAGGMAAPGAAAGRKRRTALTLVLPGVLVALVVVAAAVVVLWPDGGTADSADPGRSAPATNPPAGTGAPTGPAGPPRGGPGASLDPAPALPPGLKRANGPGYTIGVPQGWTREERGNSTFWLDPASDAYVQVDRTGWSGDPYGHWLQWEREVRARNSLPGYRRIALNRSSAGGAPAADLQFAWNGTRAKDRGVVIGGRSYAVLVAVPASRWNEYRPTVNNVIDTFRPRA comes from the coding sequence ATGTCGGACGGGGAACGATCGGCGGACGCGCCGCTGGAGGACGGCCGCCTGGTCGGCGGGCGCTACCGCCTGCTGACGGCGGTCGGACGCGGCGGCATGGGGACCGTCTGGCGCGCCCACGACGAGATGCTCGATCGTGAGGTCGCGGTCAAGGAGGTGCTGCTCCGCCGCGAGCTGAGCGACCAGGAGCGCGCGGACCGGCACCGGCGCACGCTGCGCGAGGCACGGGCGTCCGCGCGGCTCAACCATCCCGGCGTGGTCACCGTGCACGACGTGGTGGACGAGGACGACCGCCCCTGGATCGTCATGGAGCTGGTCCGGGCCCGGTCGCTGCAGGAGATCCTGGACTCGGAAGGGCCGCTGCCGCCGTCGCGCACCGCGGGGATCGGGCGGCAGGTGGTGGGCGCGCTGCGGGCCGCCCACGCGATCGGCATCCTGCACCGCGACGTCAAGCCGGCCAACGTGCTCATCACCCCCGAGGACCGGGCGGTGCTCACCGACTTCGGCATCGCGCAGGTGGCCGGGGACGTGACCCTCACCCAGACCGGGCTGCTGGTCGGCTCGCCCGCCTACATGTCGCCCGAGCGGGTGCGGGGCGAGCGCGCGATCCCGGCCTCGGACCTGTGGGCGCTGGGCGCCACGCTGTACGCGGCGTGCGAGGGCAGGCCACCGCACCACCGCGGCGACGCCATGGCCGTGCTCGCCGCCGTGATGACGCAGGAGCCCCCGGCGCCGCGGAACGCGGGTCCGCTGGGCCCGGTGCTGCACGGGCTGCTCCAGCGCGACCCCGTCCAGCGGCTGCGCGCTGAGCAGGCCGAGGAGATGCTCGGACGCGTCGCGGCCGGCGCCGCCCTGGCCGTCGCCGCGGGCGGCGGCACGTCGGGCCTCGCGGCGTCCGCCCCGCCCGCGGAGCGGACGCCCGGCGTTCCCGCCCCCCGCGTGTCCGAAGCATCGATGGCCGACGCGCCCGTACCGGGCGTGCCCTCGCCGGGCGTGCCCGTGTCTGACGTCCCCGTGTCTGACGTCCCCGTATCTGACGTGCCCGTGTCTGACGTGCCGGTGCCGGACACGACCGACCGGGTGCCGCTCCCCGCGGGGACGTCGGCGGGCGGCATGGCCGCGCCCGGCGCCGCCGCCGGACGGAAGCGGCGGACCGCGCTGACCCTGGTGCTGCCGGGCGTGCTCGTGGCGCTCGTCGTGGTCGCCGCCGCCGTGGTCGTGCTCTGGCCCGACGGCGGGACCGCGGACTCGGCCGATCCCGGCAGGAGCGCTCCGGCGACGAACCCGCCCGCCGGGACCGGAGCACCGACCGGGCCGGCCGGCCCGCCGCGCGGAGGGCCGGGCGCGTCGCTCGACCCCGCGCCGGCGCTGCCCCCGGGACTCAAGCGGGCGAACGGCCCCGGGTACACGATCGGCGTCCCCCAGGGCTGGACCCGCGAGGAACGCGGGAACAGCACCTTCTGGCTGGACCCCGCGTCCGACGCCTACGTCCAGGTGGACCGCACCGGCTGGAGCGGCGACCCCTACGGGCACTGGCTCCAGTGGGAACGCGAGGTGCGGGCCAGGAACTCGCTGCCGGGTTACCGGCGGATCGCCCTGAACAGGTCCTCCGCGGGCGGGGCGCCCGCGGCCGACCTCCAGTTCGCCTGGAACGGCACCCGTGCCAAGGACCGGGGGGTCGTCATCGGGGGCCGCTCGTACGCGGTGCTGGTCGCGGTTCCGGCGTCCCGGTGGAACGAATACCGGCCCACCGTGAACAATGTCATCGACACGTTCCGACCACGGGCGTGA
- a CDS encoding serine/threonine-protein kinase, with protein sequence MGEGHLLANRYRLDEVVGRGGMGTVWGAYDVMLDRRVAVKEVVLPPGLTPAERDVLYERTFREARASARLNHPSVVTVHDVLEEAGRPWIVMELVQARSLQDVLDEEGVLAHRRAAEIGLQMLGALRHAHEKGILHRDIKPSNVLITDSGRVVLTDFGIAQVEGDATLTQTGLVMGSPAYIPPERVQGERAVPASDLWALGATLYATLEGRSPYERPDAMASLEAALTEPVPPPRNAGPLASVLEGLLAREPAHRITGAQAQPMLAHVATMPEPIPPISFRPPDATLLDEPAGGYHEQTVVDEPADTVLDSVTFEEVTRLDREGPGSAAMPSYGPRGSGHAPPPNLHPSSGHSQGRTAGPRPGTGQGTGAGHGTGAGHGTGAGHGTGAGHGTGAGHGTGAGRGSGPVTPDPEVRTLLETEWAVPPVPGPQTPPPWEQPEQFRQWQQPPPPAHLDRRDRERRKTIVIVTVAVVLVVVAVLAGAFILRDKLNSSAAAAPSETVRTALTG encoded by the coding sequence ATGGGAGAGGGTCATCTGCTCGCCAACCGCTACAGGTTGGACGAGGTGGTGGGCCGTGGCGGCATGGGCACGGTGTGGGGCGCCTACGACGTCATGCTGGATCGCCGGGTCGCGGTCAAGGAAGTGGTGCTGCCGCCGGGGCTGACCCCGGCCGAGCGCGACGTCCTCTACGAGCGCACCTTCCGGGAGGCGCGGGCCTCGGCCCGCCTCAACCACCCCAGCGTCGTCACCGTGCACGACGTCCTGGAGGAGGCCGGGCGGCCTTGGATCGTGATGGAGCTGGTCCAGGCCCGGTCCCTGCAGGACGTGCTCGACGAGGAGGGGGTGCTGGCGCACCGCCGGGCGGCCGAGATCGGCCTGCAGATGCTCGGCGCGCTCCGCCACGCGCACGAGAAGGGCATCCTGCACCGCGATATCAAGCCCAGCAACGTCCTCATCACCGACTCGGGCCGGGTGGTGCTCACCGACTTCGGCATCGCGCAGGTCGAGGGTGACGCGACGCTCACCCAGACCGGCCTGGTCATGGGCTCGCCCGCGTACATCCCGCCGGAGCGGGTGCAGGGGGAGCGGGCGGTGCCCGCCTCGGACCTGTGGGCGCTGGGCGCGACGCTGTACGCGACGCTGGAGGGCCGTTCCCCCTACGAGCGGCCCGACGCGATGGCCTCGCTGGAGGCGGCCCTGACCGAGCCCGTACCGCCCCCGCGCAACGCGGGCCCGCTGGCGTCGGTGCTGGAGGGGCTGCTCGCCCGGGAGCCCGCCCATCGGATCACGGGCGCGCAGGCGCAGCCCATGCTCGCCCACGTGGCGACGATGCCGGAGCCGATCCCGCCGATCTCGTTCCGGCCCCCCGACGCGACCCTCCTGGACGAGCCCGCGGGCGGCTACCACGAGCAGACCGTGGTGGACGAGCCCGCCGACACCGTCCTCGACTCGGTCACGTTCGAGGAGGTCACCAGGCTGGACCGGGAGGGGCCGGGCTCCGCGGCGATGCCGTCGTACGGCCCGCGCGGGTCCGGCCACGCCCCGCCGCCCAACCTCCATCCGTCATCGGGGCACTCCCAGGGCCGTACCGCCGGTCCGCGGCCCGGCACCGGCCAAGGGACGGGCGCGGGTCATGGGACGGGCGCGGGTCATGGGACGGGTGCCGGTCATGGGACCGGTGCCGGTCATGGCACTGGGGCCGGTCATGGGACGGGCGCCGGCCGGGGTTCCGGTCCGGTGACGCCCGACCCGGAGGTGCGCACGCTGCTGGAGACCGAGTGGGCGGTGCCTCCCGTTCCCGGCCCCCAGACACCGCCGCCGTGGGAGCAGCCCGAGCAGTTCCGGCAGTGGCAGCAGCCGCCCCCGCCGGCGCACCTGGACCGGCGCGACCGGGAACGCAGGAAGACCATCGTGATCGTCACGGTCGCGGTGGTCCTGGTGGTGGTCGCCGTCCTGGCCGGGGCGTTCATCCTCCGGGACAAGCTCAACTCCTCCGCCGCCGCCGCACCCTCGGAGACCGTCCGGACGGCGCTCACCGGCTGA
- a CDS encoding response regulator: MPHATKILAVDDREENLVALAAVLDALPVEVVPVSSGRAALRELLDDEFALILLDVVMPEMDGFEIAGHIKSRPRTRDIPIIFLTAAGEAGEQAYQGYAAGAVDYLTKPFDPWLLRAKVEIFVELHRRTVELRHQAALLRQALDGVEGVEGAGGCEQILKALDDRMGRVENDVARLRGAHSPAPSAASAPPGEEGPDALDDLETHVADLRLALNALVAGT, from the coding sequence TTGCCGCACGCCACCAAGATCCTGGCCGTGGACGACCGCGAGGAGAACCTGGTCGCCCTCGCGGCCGTGCTCGACGCGCTGCCGGTCGAGGTCGTCCCGGTGTCCTCGGGCCGGGCCGCGCTCAGGGAGCTGCTCGACGACGAGTTCGCGCTGATCCTGCTCGACGTGGTGATGCCGGAGATGGACGGCTTCGAGATCGCGGGGCACATCAAGAGCCGCCCCCGGACGCGTGACATCCCCATCATCTTCCTCACCGCGGCGGGCGAGGCCGGCGAGCAGGCCTACCAGGGGTACGCGGCGGGCGCGGTCGACTACCTCACCAAGCCGTTCGACCCCTGGCTGCTGCGCGCCAAGGTCGAGATCTTCGTCGAGCTGCACCGCCGGACCGTGGAGCTGCGCCACCAGGCCGCGCTGCTGCGCCAGGCGCTGGACGGTGTGGAGGGCGTGGAGGGCGCGGGCGGCTGCGAGCAGATCCTCAAGGCCCTCGACGACCGGATGGGCCGGGTGGAGAACGACGTCGCGCGGCTGCGCGGCGCGCACTCCCCGGCCCCGTCCGCCGCGTCCGCCCCGCCCGGGGAGGAGGGGCCGGACGCGCTCGACGACCTGGAGACCCACGTCGCCGACCTGCGGCTCGCCCTGAACGCCCTCGTCGCGGGGACCTGA
- a CDS encoding response regulator, whose product MIKVLLADDQALVRAGFRALLDAQPDIEVVGEAGDGEEAVDQARRLRPDVILMDIRMPGLDGLEATRRIASDERLGGVRIVILTTFELDEYVFEALRGGAGGFLVKDTEPVELIHAVRAVAAGDALLSPSVTRRLIAEFATRAKAPSPSPRLNALTEREREVMTLVGEGLTNEEIAARLVVSPATAKTHVSRTMVKLGARDRAQLVVFAYESGLVKPGWLS is encoded by the coding sequence GTGATCAAGGTGCTGCTCGCCGACGACCAGGCTCTGGTCCGGGCGGGGTTCCGGGCGCTGCTGGACGCCCAGCCCGACATCGAGGTGGTGGGCGAGGCCGGCGACGGCGAGGAGGCCGTGGACCAGGCCCGCAGGCTGCGTCCGGACGTGATCCTCATGGACATCCGGATGCCCGGCCTGGACGGGCTGGAGGCCACCCGCCGGATCGCCTCCGACGAGCGCCTCGGCGGCGTCCGGATCGTCATCCTCACCACCTTCGAGCTGGACGAGTACGTGTTCGAGGCGCTGCGCGGCGGGGCCGGCGGCTTCCTGGTCAAGGACACCGAGCCGGTCGAGCTGATCCATGCGGTGCGGGCGGTGGCCGCCGGGGACGCGCTGCTGTCTCCCAGCGTGACCCGCCGGCTGATCGCCGAGTTCGCCACCCGGGCCAAGGCGCCCTCCCCCTCCCCCCGCCTCAACGCCCTCACCGAGCGTGAGCGCGAGGTCATGACCCTGGTCGGCGAGGGGCTGACGAACGAGGAGATCGCCGCCCGGCTGGTGGTGAGCCCGGCGACCGCCAAGACGCACGTCAGCCGGACCATGGTCAAGCTCGGCGCCCGCGACCGCGCCCAGCTGGTGGTGTTCGCCTACGAGTCGGGGCTGGTCAAGCCCGGATGGCTGTCCTGA
- a CDS encoding sensor histidine kinase: MSTSRPGAQDRAHLSSPGSWPVWVLPLFLAFFQVIGSIGAQGENGGGSWENSGHGGHSYTSTPLDPLGFALLLAGPALLLMRRRRPVLTLVSVGAVTGLYMLRAYTYGPVVFSAIVAVMGAVIAGHRLIAWAGTSAALAGYFALTAVIGVPFDQRGLADQVFPAEEPDLSGAAFAVGWALVPLIGAELIRMRGQRAAAAARTRSEEERRQASEERLRMARELHDVLAHNISMINVQAGVALHLIDDDPGQARTALAAIKEASKEALTEMRSVIGALRSQDESAPRAPTAGLARLEELLGRARSAGLRVDAEITGDRRPLPAGTDLAAFRIVQESLTNVSRHAGPGPVTARVRIAYGEREVAVRVDDDGQGVSLLDDHPGGSGINGMRERAAALGGTFSAGPRPGGGFRVSAVLPADEEPGAHGRGGSE, encoded by the coding sequence ATGAGCACTTCTCGGCCGGGCGCCCAGGACCGGGCCCACCTGTCGTCCCCCGGCTCCTGGCCCGTCTGGGTGCTGCCGCTCTTCCTCGCGTTCTTCCAGGTCATCGGGTCGATCGGCGCGCAGGGGGAGAACGGCGGAGGTTCCTGGGAGAACTCCGGCCACGGCGGTCACAGCTACACCAGCACCCCACTCGATCCCCTCGGCTTCGCCCTGCTGCTCGCCGGCCCCGCGCTGCTCCTCATGCGCCGCCGCCGTCCCGTCCTCACCCTGGTGTCGGTGGGGGCGGTGACCGGGCTCTACATGCTGCGCGCCTACACCTACGGGCCCGTGGTGTTCTCCGCGATCGTCGCGGTGATGGGGGCCGTGATCGCCGGGCACCGGCTGATCGCCTGGGCGGGGACGTCGGCCGCGCTGGCCGGGTACTTCGCCCTCACCGCCGTCATCGGGGTGCCGTTCGACCAGCGCGGCCTGGCCGACCAGGTCTTCCCGGCCGAGGAACCCGACCTGAGCGGCGCCGCCTTCGCGGTCGGCTGGGCCCTGGTGCCGCTGATCGGCGCGGAGCTGATCCGGATGCGCGGCCAGCGGGCCGCCGCCGCGGCCCGCACCCGTTCCGAGGAGGAGCGCCGCCAGGCCAGCGAGGAACGGCTGCGCATGGCCCGCGAGCTGCACGACGTGCTGGCCCACAACATCTCGATGATCAACGTGCAGGCCGGGGTGGCGCTGCACCTGATCGACGACGACCCGGGGCAGGCGCGGACGGCGCTGGCCGCGATCAAGGAGGCCAGCAAGGAGGCGCTCACCGAGATGCGGTCGGTGATCGGGGCGCTGCGCTCGCAGGACGAGAGCGCGCCGCGCGCGCCCACCGCCGGGCTGGCCCGGCTGGAGGAGCTGCTCGGCCGCGCCCGGTCGGCGGGGCTGCGGGTGGACGCCGAGATCACCGGCGACCGGCGCCCGCTGCCCGCGGGGACGGACCTGGCCGCGTTCCGCATCGTCCAGGAGTCGCTCACCAACGTGAGCCGTCACGCGGGCCCCGGCCCGGTGACGGCCAGGGTGCGGATCGCCTACGGTGAGCGGGAGGTGGCGGTCCGGGTCGACGACGACGGCCAGGGCGTGTCCCTGCTGGACGACCATCCGGGCGGGAGCGGCATCAACGGGATGCGCGAGCGCGCCGCCGCCCTCGGCGGCACGTTCTCCGCCGGGCCGCGTCCCGGGGGCGGGTTCCGGGTGAGCGCCGTCCTGCCCGCCGACGAGGAGCCCGGCGCGCACGGGCGGGGAGGTTCGGAGTGA
- a CDS encoding TetR/AcrR family transcriptional regulator, with protein MSDDARITVPRALTREQRARRERLVESARLLALEGGYGAVTMHDVADRAGVGRATVYRYFASKDHLLTEVAATWARRITDDVDAVAVAVGETPAERLTALLERIVRVAAEELTLTSAIVQAVTSDDVGVDDSRTVLFRFVRDRLATAIGDPVPEREEVEVALGYVLLGALVSLTSLRRPVDEVAAMVRASGRLVLAGALAGAVT; from the coding sequence TTGAGCGACGATGCGCGGATCACCGTGCCGCGGGCCCTGACCAGGGAGCAGCGGGCGCGCCGCGAACGGCTGGTCGAGTCGGCCCGCCTGCTCGCGCTGGAGGGCGGCTACGGCGCGGTGACCATGCACGACGTGGCCGACCGCGCCGGCGTGGGACGGGCGACCGTCTACCGTTACTTCGCCAGCAAGGACCACCTCCTCACCGAGGTCGCCGCCACCTGGGCGCGCCGGATCACCGACGACGTGGACGCGGTCGCGGTCGCGGTGGGCGAGACCCCCGCGGAACGGCTCACCGCCCTGCTGGAGCGCATCGTCCGGGTGGCGGCCGAGGAGCTCACCCTGACCTCGGCGATCGTCCAGGCGGTGACGTCGGACGACGTCGGCGTGGACGACTCCCGCACGGTGCTGTTCCGGTTCGTCCGGGACCGCCTGGCCACGGCGATCGGCGACCCGGTGCCGGAGCGGGAGGAGGTCGAGGTCGCGCTGGGATACGTCCTGCTGGGCGCGCTGGTCAGCCTGACGTCCCTGCGCAGGCCCGTCGACGAGGTGGCCGCGATGGTGCGGGCCTCGGGCCGTCTCGTCCTCGCGGGCGCCCTGGCCGGCGCCGTGACGTGA
- a CDS encoding CHAP domain-containing protein: MSFRDYSGLLAAVRERAGELTSQTLSLRGKAAAGVAGGAAIGVLALGSAVGGTVAAADTSADTLRASAGAASGAPSVAEAAVRQSAPGERLNVPGERLGSAAEGLGAPGENLAAPGERLGAPGERLGSSAEQLDAAAKALGSGKGAMPAQPEVAGKAGRVKGSTGVVQKGGLTEAQVEQGPSATVDEVLKLAAKQVGISEGKRGQTKFHDWYVSTESARKTADRDGGRVSSYNGAAWCNMFVSWVGSQTGLKGMGWDAYTVSHAQWFKKTDRWGQKAKPGAVVFFNWGQGGIGGIEHVGLVVKDNGNGTISTIEGNAEDQVKKKIRKKSQVAGYGYPDYRK, translated from the coding sequence TTGTCATTCCGTGACTATTCCGGCCTGCTCGCCGCTGTGCGCGAGCGGGCAGGTGAACTGACCTCCCAGACCCTCAGCCTCCGGGGCAAGGCCGCCGCGGGTGTCGCCGGCGGCGCCGCCATCGGCGTCCTGGCGCTCGGCTCGGCGGTCGGCGGCACCGTGGCCGCCGCCGACACCTCCGCCGACACTCTCCGCGCTTCCGCCGGGGCGGCCTCCGGTGCCCCCTCGGTGGCCGAGGCCGCGGTGCGGCAGAGCGCACCGGGCGAGCGGCTCAACGTGCCGGGCGAGCGCCTCGGCTCCGCGGCCGAGGGCCTCGGCGCACCGGGCGAGAACCTCGCTGCGCCGGGCGAGCGCCTGGGCGCACCGGGTGAGCGGCTCGGCTCATCGGCCGAGCAGCTCGACGCGGCGGCCAAGGCCCTCGGGTCCGGCAAGGGCGCCATGCCCGCCCAGCCCGAGGTCGCCGGCAAGGCCGGCCGTGTCAAGGGCTCCACGGGCGTGGTGCAGAAGGGCGGCCTGACCGAGGCCCAGGTCGAGCAGGGCCCCTCCGCCACCGTCGACGAAGTGCTCAAGCTCGCCGCTAAGCAGGTCGGCATCTCCGAGGGCAAGCGCGGGCAGACCAAGTTCCACGACTGGTACGTGTCCACCGAGAGCGCCCGCAAGACCGCCGATCGCGACGGTGGCCGGGTGTCCAGCTACAACGGCGCGGCCTGGTGCAACATGTTCGTGTCCTGGGTCGGCTCGCAGACCGGCCTCAAGGGCATGGGCTGGGACGCCTACACCGTCTCGCACGCCCAGTGGTTCAAGAAGACCGACCGCTGGGGCCAGAAGGCCAAGCCCGGGGCCGTGGTGTTCTTCAACTGGGGCCAGGGCGGCATCGGCGGCATCGAGCACGTCGGCCTGGTCGTCAAGGACAACGGCAACGGCACCATCAGCACGATCGAGGGCAACGCCGAGGACCAGGTGAAGAAGAAGATACGGAAGAAGTCGCAGGTGGCCGGCTACGGCTACCCCGACTACCGGAAGTGA